One window of the Mixophyes fleayi isolate aMixFle1 chromosome 6, aMixFle1.hap1, whole genome shotgun sequence genome contains the following:
- the ZDHHC16 gene encoding palmitoyltransferase ZDHHC16 isoform X2 has product MRNIRRLFWRCLRLGHRRKFTYLNLLTDYLRYSRLCLTSLSYNSFTNSDVVIESLFEPIYWVVDQLTRWFGIVFVALVVVLTSSIVLIVYLCVLPLILHTYSPAWICWHIAYGHWNLVMIVFHYYKAITTNPGYPPQAKKDIPSVSICRKCIAPKPARTHHCSICNRCVLKMDHHCPWLNNCVGHYNHRYFFSFCLFMTMGCIYCSISSRVMFREAYAAIETYSQTPPPSYSFRDRVFHKCIIYLWVLCSSVAVALGALTLWHTMLITRGETSIERHINKKERKRLLDKGKVFHNPFSYGRYSNWRLFFGVERKLQWITRVLLPSPHHAYGDGLTWNAPPWIPTKQSPVLAI; this is encoded by the exons ATGAGAAACATCAGGCGCCTTTTCTGGAGGTGCCTTCGCCTGGGACACAGGAGGAAATTCACCTATCTGAACCTCCTAACAGATTACCTGCGCTACAGCCGCCTCTGCCTCACGTCGCTGTCGTATAACTCCTTCACCAACAGTGACGTGGTCATAGAGTCTCTCTTTGAGCCAATATATTGGGTGGTGGATCAGCTGACCAGGTGGTTTGGTATA gtgTTTGTGGCTCTGGTGGTCGTACTGACGAGCTCCATTGTATTGATCGTATACCTGTGTGTCCTTCCTCTCATTCTACATACCTATTCCCCGGCCTGGATCTGTTGGCATATAGCCTATGGCCATTGGAACCTGGTTATGATTGTCTTTCATTATTACAAGGCGATTACCACCAACCCTGGCTATCCCCCACAG GCTAAAAAGGATATCCCATCTGTGTCCATATGTAGGAAATGCATCGCTCCCAAACCTGCTCGCACCCATCACTGCAGCATCTGCAACAG GTGTGTACTGAAAATGGATCACCACTGCC CCTGGCTAAATAACTGCGTGGGGCATTACAACCATCGCTACTTCTTCTCCTTCTGCCTCTTCATGACCATGGGCTGCATCTACTGCAGCATCAGCAGCCGCGTCATGTTCAGGGAAGCCTACGCCGCCATCGAG ACGTACAGTCAGACGCCACCTCCCAGCTATTCCTTCCGAGACAGAGTATTTCACAAGTGTATCATATACCTCTGGGTGCTGTGCAG TTCGGTTGCAGTGGCTCTCGGAGCTCTTACCCTGTGGCACACCATGCTCATCACCCGAGGAGAGACCAGTATAGAGAGACACATCAACAAGAAAGAGAGGAAGAGACTACTGGATAAGGGAAAG GTATTTCACAATCCATTCAGTTATGGTCGCTACAGTAATTGGAGACTTTTCTTTGGCGTAGAAAGAAAGCT GCAATGGATTACTAGAGTTCTACTGCCATCCCCTCACCATGCTTACGGAGATGGTTTGACATGGAATGCTCCACCTTGGATCCCCACAAAGCAGAGTCCTGTTCTTGCAATATGA
- the ZDHHC16 gene encoding palmitoyltransferase ZDHHC16 isoform X1 produces MRNIRRLFWRCLRLGHRRKFTYLNLLTDYLRYSRLCLTSLSYNSFTNSDVVIESLFEPIYWVVDQLTRWFGIVFVALVVVLTSSIVLIVYLCVLPLILHTYSPAWICWHIAYGHWNLVMIVFHYYKAITTNPGYPPQAKKDIPSVSICRKCIAPKPARTHHCSICNRCVLKMDHHCPWLNNCVGHYNHRYFFSFCLFMTMGCIYCSISSRVMFREAYAAIEKMKHQETERLQLAANETYSQTPPPSYSFRDRVFHKCIIYLWVLCSSVAVALGALTLWHTMLITRGETSIERHINKKERKRLLDKGKVFHNPFSYGRYSNWRLFFGVERKLQWITRVLLPSPHHAYGDGLTWNAPPWIPTKQSPVLAI; encoded by the exons ATGAGAAACATCAGGCGCCTTTTCTGGAGGTGCCTTCGCCTGGGACACAGGAGGAAATTCACCTATCTGAACCTCCTAACAGATTACCTGCGCTACAGCCGCCTCTGCCTCACGTCGCTGTCGTATAACTCCTTCACCAACAGTGACGTGGTCATAGAGTCTCTCTTTGAGCCAATATATTGGGTGGTGGATCAGCTGACCAGGTGGTTTGGTATA gtgTTTGTGGCTCTGGTGGTCGTACTGACGAGCTCCATTGTATTGATCGTATACCTGTGTGTCCTTCCTCTCATTCTACATACCTATTCCCCGGCCTGGATCTGTTGGCATATAGCCTATGGCCATTGGAACCTGGTTATGATTGTCTTTCATTATTACAAGGCGATTACCACCAACCCTGGCTATCCCCCACAG GCTAAAAAGGATATCCCATCTGTGTCCATATGTAGGAAATGCATCGCTCCCAAACCTGCTCGCACCCATCACTGCAGCATCTGCAACAG GTGTGTACTGAAAATGGATCACCACTGCC CCTGGCTAAATAACTGCGTGGGGCATTACAACCATCGCTACTTCTTCTCCTTCTGCCTCTTCATGACCATGGGCTGCATCTACTGCAGCATCAGCAGCCGCGTCATGTTCAGGGAAGCCTACGCCGCCATCGAG AAAATGAAGCACCAGGAGACGGAGCGGCTCCAGCTGGCAGCCAATGAG ACGTACAGTCAGACGCCACCTCCCAGCTATTCCTTCCGAGACAGAGTATTTCACAAGTGTATCATATACCTCTGGGTGCTGTGCAG TTCGGTTGCAGTGGCTCTCGGAGCTCTTACCCTGTGGCACACCATGCTCATCACCCGAGGAGAGACCAGTATAGAGAGACACATCAACAAGAAAGAGAGGAAGAGACTACTGGATAAGGGAAAG GTATTTCACAATCCATTCAGTTATGGTCGCTACAGTAATTGGAGACTTTTCTTTGGCGTAGAAAGAAAGCT GCAATGGATTACTAGAGTTCTACTGCCATCCCCTCACCATGCTTACGGAGATGGTTTGACATGGAATGCTCCACCTTGGATCCCCACAAAGCAGAGTCCTGTTCTTGCAATATGA